One window of the Trifolium pratense cultivar HEN17-A07 linkage group LG2, ARS_RC_1.1, whole genome shotgun sequence genome contains the following:
- the LOC123906569 gene encoding protein KINESIN LIGHT CHAIN-RELATED 2 translates to MPTLIMEEEASESYTPHKDNFTQQASPRSTLSPRSIQSDSIDLAIDGVVDTSIEQLYTNVYEMRSSDQSPSRASFYSYGEESRIDSELCHLVGDIVDLEITKEIVTTESKEDSNVNAIEKVIVSSSPRTGEVSSKSVAKSRSLHKRNEKGNRKGNGFYNMMRKYGKLGLKDGIVDELDNPDLGPLLLKITRDMLSSGENPNKALGLALRALKSFEICTADGKPSLELVMCLHVLATIYCNLGQYNEAIPILERSIDVPVLEDGPDHALAKFAGCMQLGDTYAMMGNIENSLLFYTAGLEIQGQVLGETDPRFGETCRYVAEAHVQALQFDEARKLCQMALDIHMGNGLPASFEEAADRRLMGLICDSKGDYESALEHYVLASMVMAENRQELDVASVDCSIGDAYLSLARYDEAIFSYQKALTVFKSTKGENHPTVASVFVRLADLYNKIGKFKESKTYCENALRIFGKKNPGIPLEEIANGLVDVAAIFQSMNDLEKGLKLLKKALKIYNNVPGQQSTIAGIEAQMGVMYYMLGNYSDSYNIFKSSVAKFRASGEKKSALFGIALNQMGLACVQRYAINEATDLFEEARNILEKEYGPYHPDTLGVYSNLAGTYDAMGRVDDAIEMLEYVVGMREEKLGTANPDVDDEKRRLAELLKEAGRARNRKSKRSLETLLDSKSQHIKDNGIKVL, encoded by the exons ATGCCTACATTAATTATGGAAGAAGAAGCTAGTGAAAGTTATACTCCTCATAAGGACAACTTTACTCAACAAGCATCACCGAGGAGTACACTAAGTCCAAGAAGTATTCAAAGTGATTCAATTGATTTAGCTATTGATGGTGTTGTAGATACTTCAATTGAACAATTGTATACCAATGTTTATGAAATGAGAAGTTCTGATCAATCACCTTCAAGGGCTAGTTTTTACTCGTATGGTGAAGAGTCGAGGATCGATTCCGAGTTGTGTCATCTCGTTGGAGATATTGTAGATTTGGAGATTACAAAAGAGATTGTAACAACAGAAAGTAAAGAGGATTCCAATGTCAATGCTATTGAGAAAGTTATTGTTTCATCAAGCCCAAGGACCGGTGAAGTATCATCGAAGTCGGTTGCGAAAAGTCGAAGTTTGCATAAGAGGAATGAGAAGGGAAATAGAAAAGGAAATGGATTTTACAATATGATGAGGAAGTATGGGAAGCTTGGTTTGAAAGACGGTATTGTTGACGAGTTAGATAATCCTGATCTTGGACCATTATTGTTGAAGATAACGAGAGATATGTTATCTTCTGGCGAGAATCCGAACAAGGCTCTTGGTTTGGCTCTTAGAGCTCTGAAATCATTTGAGATATGTACTGCAGATGGTAAACCAAGTTTAGAATTGGTGATGTGTCTTCATGTTTTGGCAACAATTTACTGTAATTTAGGACAATACAACGAGGCTATACCGATTCTCGAGCGTTCGATCGATGTTCCAGTGTTAGAGGATGGTCCAGATCACGCACTGGCTAAGTTTGCAGGGTGTATGCAATTAGGTGATACTTATGCAATGATGGGAAATATTGAGAATTCTCTACTGTTTTATACAGCAGGACTTGAAATTCAAGGGCAGGTCTTAGGCGAAACCGATCCTCGATTTGGCGAGACATGTCGATATGTAGCCGAGGCACATGTTCAAGCACTGCAATTTGATGAAGCTAGGAAGCTGTGTCAAATGGCTCTTGATATTCATATGGGAAACGGTTTACCTGCTTCGTTTGAAGAAGCGGCTGATCGGAGATTGATGGGACTAATCTGTGACTCAAAAGGTGATTATGAAAGTGCTTTAGAGCATTATGTTTTGGCAAGTATGGTTATGGCGGAAAACCGTCAGGAACTAGACGTTGCTTCGGTTGATTGCAGCATAGGCGATGCTTATTTGTCATTGGCACGCTACGATGAAGCAATTTTTTCTTATCAGAAAGCTTTAACTGTTTTCAAATCAACCAAAGGAGAGAATCATCCAACAGTTGCTTCAGTTTTTGTAAGGTTAGCTGATTTATACAACAAAATAGGCAAGTTCAAGGAATCAAAAACTTATTGCGAAAACGCTCTTCGAATTTTCGGGAAGAAAAACCCCGGAATCCCTCTTGAAGAGATTGCTAATGGTTTGGTAGACGTTGCTGCAATTTTCCAATCCATGAATGATTTGGAAAAGGGTTTGAAGTTACTCAAAAAAGCATTGAAAATATACAACAATGTTCCTGGTCAACAAAGTACTATTGCTGGAATTGAGGCACAAATGGGAGTTATGTATTATATGTTAGGAAACTATTCTGATTCCTATAACATCTTTAAGAGTTCTGTCGCGAAATTTCGCGCCAGCGGAGAGAAAAAATCAGCGTTGTTTGGAATTGCATTGAACCAAATGGGTCTTGCTTGTGTCCAAAGGTATGCTATAAATGAAGCTACAGATTTGTTTGAAGAAGCTAGGAATATATTGGAAAAGGAGTATGGTCCTTATCATCCTGATACCTTGGGAGTCTATAGCAATCTTGCAGGAACCTATGATGCAATGGGAAG AGTGGATGATGCCATTGAAATGTTGGAATATGTTGTTGGCATGAGAGAAGAGAAGCTTGGAACAGCCAACCCTGATGTTGACGATGAGAAACGTAGGTTGGCCGAGTTGTTAAAAGAAGCAGGAAGAGCAAGGAACAGAAAATCGAAAAGATCATTAGAAACTCTTCTTGATTCCAAATCTCAGCATATAAAAGACAATGGCATTAAAGTCCTATGA